The segment CTTCCGCCACCCAAGAATTGAGGAATGACAAAGGTCGAAAGTGATGGTAAGAAGACCAGCGTAATCCCGGAGATTACCCCCGATAATGATAAGGGGAAGACAATCTTACGGAAAGTTTCAAAACGATTTGCTCCAAGGTCATAACTTGCCTCAATCAGTGACTCGTCCATTTTCGCTAAAACATTATAGATTTGCATAATCATAAAAGGCAGGAAATTATAAACCATCCCTAGGATAACCGCAAAATCTGTATTCATCATTTTAAGTGGTGCAATCCCAAACAACGCAAGGAAACTATTTATCAGCCCCTTGTCTGAAAGAATACTAATCCAAGCGTACGTCCGAACGAGCATATTGATCCACATCGGAATGGTTACCAAGAGAATCAGGAGTGTTTGCATCCGTTCTGAACGCCGTGAAATAAAATAAGCTAAAGGATATCCTACTAAGAGACAGATGACGGTTGTTATCCCTGCAATTCTAAATGAATAAAGAAGTACTTTTAGGAAGACGGGATCAAAGAATTTTTTAAAGTTAATAAGACTAAACTGGAATGGAATCATTTGGTTCCCTACAGTCGTAAATGCATAAAATACAATTAAGAGCATTGGCACGACAATAAATACTGACATCCAAACTACATAGGGAATAACCAGTGGTCTATATTTCTTCATTAATACGACTCCATCGTGTACATCACATGGATGTCTTCAGGGAAGAAATGGATGCCAACTTCTTTGCCTTCTTCTGAATTATCCGTTGTATGAATGATAAAGTCACGATGCTCTGTTTAACGACAATTTCGTAATGAACACCCTTGAATAGGATCGACTCAACAACTCCCGTTAATTTTCCAAGCTCCACATCAACAATATCAATGTCTTCAGGTCGGATTACGATATCTACCACTTCATTATTTGAGAAACCTGCATCAACGCATTCAAACTGAACACCATCAAATTCCACAAGGCGATCTTCAATCATCGTTCCTTCGATGATGTTTGAATCTCCGATAAATGTTGCGACAAAACGGTTTTCAGGTTCATTATAGATATCCATGGGTTTTCCAATTTGTTGGATTTCCCCTTCATTCATCACGACAATTTTATCTGACATGGTCAACGCTTCTTCTTGGTCATGTGTAACATAAACAAAAGTAATACCCACATTTTCTTGGATTTCTTTAAGTTCACGTTGCATTTCTTTACGCATTTTTAAGTCCAATGCCCCTAAAGGTTCATCGAGTAGAAGCACCATTGGTTCATTCACAAGCGCTCGAGCAATCGCGACACGTTGTTGTTGTCCTCCTGATAAAAGTGTGACAGGACGGTGTTCAAAGCCGCTTAACCCTACAAGATTCAACATCTTCTCAACTTTTTGCTTAATAATATCTTCGTTTGTTTTCTTAATGCGAAGACCAAATGCGATGTTGTCATAAACATCCATGTGCGGAAAAAGTGCATACCGTTGAAAGACTGTATTAATCTCACGTTTATAAGGAGCTAATTTCGAAATCTCAATGCCTTCGAAATAGACTTCACCAGAACTTTGCTCTAAAAATCCACCTAAGATTCTTAAAAGTGTTGTTTTTCCACAGCCAGAAGGGCCAAGTAGCGTCACAAACTCATTTTCAAAGATATCCAAGTTGATCCCTTTTAAGACAAGCTGATCTTCAAAGCCCTTCACAATATTTGTAAATTGAATTAATGCTTCCATATTCTTCCTCCTTTAAAATACAGGGGGTGTACACACCCATATCACACGTGCTCGTTGTTGATGTTCATTAACCAAGACGTGATTACGATTTCCTTTTATGTAAAAAGTTTGTCCTTTTGAAATCGTTATTGTTTCATCTCCATACCTTAATGATACCTTACCTTGGAGTACATATCCAAATTCTTCCCCTTCATGCGGTAAGATTTCATTGGATTCACCACCTGGCTCGAGTTCTAAAAGGATGGGTTCCATCTCGTTTTTTTGCGCATTGGGTACAATCCAATGGATTGTCGAATCATCGCGTTCATCAATAAAATAATCATCTGCAGTAAATACAACTTGCTCAGCAGACTCTTCTTTAAAGAAGACTGACAAATTCGTGCCCAGCGCCTCCACGATATCGTTAAGTGTTGCAATGGATGGGGACGTTAAGTCATTTTCAAGTTGTGATAAAAACCCTTTGGTTAATTCACTACGGCTTGCGAGTTCCTCTAAGGTCAGACCATTTTTTGTGCGCAACTGTTTGAGTCGTTTTCCAATTTCCATAGTTCCTCCCTTGTTTAGTGTTGGTAAACTTTTATATTAGTAAGTATAAACACAAACTAATTATACATAATGGTTTCTAAAATGCAAACGAATTAATAGAAAAAATGTAAAAATAAAAAGACCAACGGAGTGTTGGTCTTTCTTTGGTTTAAGATTGCGTTTATTGTGCTGAACGAATAAATTTTTCAAGCTCAGGTTTTGGTAAAAATCCTGTCTTGCGTCCAACAGGTTTTCCATCTTTAAAGAGAATTAAAGTAGGAATTGACATAACGTCGAAACGTTGTGCTAGTTCGCCTTCTTCATCCACATTAACTTTTAAGATTGTTGCTTCATCTGCCATTGTTGTTGAAAGTTCTGTCAAGATTGGAGCGATCATCTTACATGGTCCACACCAGTTAGCATAAAAATCAATAAGTACTACGCCATCTTTAACGGCTTCATTAAAATCATTTTTTGTTATATTTTTCATTTGATAGTGTCCTCCTATTTGCTTAGTTATTATATCACAAGTATTTCATATGTACCTTAATATGCTCACAGAGCATTTGGAACACGTAACTTAAGTTTTCCATCTAGAACACGTGCATGGACGGTTGAATATTCAAAGACTTCACCATCACATCCTAAAGCTACAGTTTGATTGCATTGTATCTTAATTTCTTTCGCTCTAAAGCTTGTCACGACGTCAAGATCCAAATGCTCTCCCTTATAATACATTGGCAGCAATTTAGGAAGACGTCTTGCTGGTACATCTTCTACGATAGAGACATCGAGTGCACCATCATTAATAATGGCTTTAGGTGCGCTTTGAAATCCATTTCCATAACAACGACCATTCATAACCGAAATGAGAAGGGCATTGTGTTCGCTTTGGGTACCATCCGCTTCAACTATACATTGGATGGGCTTTTTACGAATAAGTTCGTAGATTGCATAATAGATATAAATCAATTTGCGAGGAAACCATGTTTTACGCACTGCATTTACATCACGATTAACTTCTGAATCCACACCCATATTCATACAATTTAAAAAGCGGTGACCGTTGGCTTCGCCAATGTCAATGTGTTGTACAGACCCGTTAATGGTATCTTCAAGTATTTTCTCAAGGGGATGGTTATAGTTGATCATCCGCCAAAAATCATTACCGGTACCTACAGGTATAATTGCTAATTGTACGTCTAAATCTAAACCGTTAAGAATTTCATGTGCGGTCCCATCGCCACCTACAGAGTAAATAACGACATCATTCCCATGATATTCTTCCGCAATTTTTTGTGCGTGATCTGGATATTCTGTATAACGCAATTCATAGTTGTCTTCTTTGTCTTTAAAGTTATTGTCTATCCATGCTTCGACGTCACGATAACGTCCTACGCCTGAAGTTGGATTAATGATAAATACGTGTTTCATGATTTCGACCTCAATTCACATATTTTTATTATGGTACAGATGACCTAATAATACAAGAATGAAAGCCTCTATTTTCATAGAGGCCTCACGATTCTTAAGTATTATAGCGAATATTTTATATTTTGTGTTACCCATGTGCATCCAATTTATTCATTGGAATTCTGATTTTCGGGTTTCTCCGATTCTATTCGAACCGATACAACGATATTGCGATGTTCGCCTTGGTAAAGACCTGGACGAATACTTTGCGACTCGATGATCGCAGTGGTGTCCCCGGATGGAATGGCTTCAATGGTAAATCCATTTCCATTCGCCCATGCGATTGCATCGGCTACCGTATCTCCAATAAAATCAGGAATTGTAACACCTTTGGGTTCTTCAACCTCTGATTTCACGACTATTGTAAGTTCAATATATGTTTGTTTTTGGTGATAATCTCCAGGTTCTACACTTTGATAAATTATTTGTCCATCACTGTAGTAGTCTTGATAAGAATCTGAATTTTGATCAATCTCATTGAAAACGACCGTCACGCCATTATTTTGAGCCCAACGTTTAATCTCACTGCGTGACATTGATGTTAGATCAGGTACAACATTTGAACGCTCTGTTTCTTTATCTTTGTCTGTATCTTCAAGACGTTTCGGTACGACATCACCTGGATAGTAGAGCCCTTCCTCATTTTGACTTGGATTAAAAAGCGCTGAACGATACGGTTTTGATTGTTTGAAACTAAATGTCTTAACATCTAGATGATCCGCGTCGTGTTTCAAGTTATCGCTAATGACATCACGCGCTACTTGGACATCGCGCATATATGGATGGGAAACATATTTTCCACTGTAGCCATCATCAATAATTTCCCCTTCACCTTGAAGTTGGGTCGATACAATTCTAAAGGTATTATACGGAGATACCGGTGATTTCTCGATATTTTGTAATGCGTATCCCATAAGCGATGTAATATCGTTTATGGATATATTCATTTGAAGATTATCCTTTGCGGCATCCAATACATTCACAAGTGTATTCACATTACGTGTACTTAAAATTTGATTTGCGAGTTCTTTAATAACATATTGTTGATTCATTTGACGAACATAATCACCACCGGTAAAGGCATAACGTTCACGAGCAAAGGTAATCACTTGCTTTCCATCCATTTTTTGTTTTCCAGCTGGAATCCAAATTTCATGGAATTCTGATGGATTTTCTTCTTTAGGCAATGATCCCCCAAATGCAATCGGTGACTCTAGTTCAAGTCCGCCTAATGTGTCAACTATTTTCACAAGCGCATAGAAATCTGTTTCAAAGTAGAAATCAATATTCACGCCCATAAAATCTTGAACCGAATCAATGAGACATTGACGGCTAAATGCACGTGCATGAGTAATTTTATCGGGATAATTATTCTGACAAGCAATCGGTAGATAAGAATCACGTGGAATGCTTGTCATGGTGATTTTAAGTGTTTCAGGATTAAAAGAGGTTAGGATGATGGAATCAGCGAGTTCTTCATTAACCCCAATCATTAACATCGTAAAGGGTTCCTTTAACACATCTTTATCATTCACCGTTTCTTTGCTTTTTATACTGAACGAGAACATTGCTTTTGAAAACTCAATTGGATTTCGTTCTTCCGTTTCAAGTCGTTTTGAAAGCGAACTAAAGTTTTTCGGTACCACTGCGAATTGAATTTTATCATTTAAACTCGCTATAAGAAGATCGTCATAGGATTTAAACTTGACATACTCAATTGTTCTTGATTCTTTAGCGACATTTTTCTTTACCGCATCTTCAAATTCTTGCGTTGTTTCAACATAACCCAGCGTGCTGTGATCAAGATCTTCTTTTTTCGCACCTTCCTTAAAACTAATTACTGAAAACTCTTTATTTTCCTGCCCGGATTCATTAATCATTTGATTCGCGATTGCATTGGTTTTAAATGTGTAATAGGACCCTACCGATCCAACAATCAACATAAACATTCCAAATACTGCAACTGCTTTTCGGAAAAAACGAATTCGTTTCGCATACCCTAAAAGGAAAAATAAATTAAGAATTAAAACAAGCAATACGATAATTGTGATTCCGAGCATAAAGTACTTGCTGTGTAAATTAACGTATCGTCCAATGACAAATAATAATGCAATATAGATTATATTCACGACTACTGTTAGAAGCAATCCAAATATTGGTCGATGAATGAATGAGGGTCTACGTTGTTTTGTTTTAGTTTGCTGCTTCTTTGACTTGCCCATCGTCTACCTCCATGATTGAATACAATCCATCGTCATCTTTCGTTACATAAATATCTGCTTTCTGTTGAAACTCCGAGACATTTAAAACATCCGAG is part of the Erysipelothrix piscisicarius genome and harbors:
- the trxA gene encoding thioredoxin, producing MKNITKNDFNEAVKDGVVLIDFYANWCGPCKMIAPILTELSTTMADEATILKVNVDEEGELAQRFDVMSIPTLILFKDGKPVGRKTGFLPKPELEKFIRSAQ
- a CDS encoding ABC transporter permease encodes the protein MKKYRPLVIPYVVWMSVFIVVPMLLIVFYAFTTVGNQMIPFQFSLINFKKFFDPVFLKVLLYSFRIAGITTVICLLVGYPLAYFISRRSERMQTLLILLVTIPMWINMLVRTYAWISILSDKGLINSFLALFGIAPLKMMNTDFAVILGMVYNFLPFMIMQIYNVLAKMDESLIEASYDLGANRFETFRKIVFPLSLSGVISGITLVFLPSLSTFVIPQFLGGGSYVLIGNLIENQFINIGDYNFGSAISLIMAVLIMLSMHFANKFDREYDESKPKGGKL
- a CDS encoding helix-turn-helix domain-containing protein, giving the protein MEIGKRLKQLRTKNGLTLEELASRSELTKGFLSQLENDLTSPSIATLNDIVEALGTNLSVFFKEESAEQVVFTADDYFIDERDDSTIHWIVPNAQKNEMEPILLELEPGGESNEILPHEGEEFGYVLQGKVSLRYGDETITISKGQTFYIKGNRNHVLVNEHQQRARVIWVCTPPVF
- a CDS encoding diacylglycerol/lipid kinase family protein; protein product: MKHVFIINPTSGVGRYRDVEAWIDNNFKDKEDNYELRYTEYPDHAQKIAEEYHGNDVVIYSVGGDGTAHEILNGLDLDVQLAIIPVGTGNDFWRMINYNHPLEKILEDTINGSVQHIDIGEANGHRFLNCMNMGVDSEVNRDVNAVRKTWFPRKLIYIYYAIYELIRKKPIQCIVEADGTQSEHNALLISVMNGRCYGNGFQSAPKAIINDGALDVSIVEDVPARRLPKLLPMYYKGEHLDLDVVTSFRAKEIKIQCNQTVALGCDGEVFEYSTVHARVLDGKLKLRVPNAL
- a CDS encoding LCP family protein; the protein is MGKSKKQQTKTKQRRPSFIHRPIFGLLLTVVVNIIYIALLFVIGRYVNLHSKYFMLGITIIVLLVLILNLFFLLGYAKRIRFFRKAVAVFGMFMLIVGSVGSYYTFKTNAIANQMINESGQENKEFSVISFKEGAKKEDLDHSTLGYVETTQEFEDAVKKNVAKESRTIEYVKFKSYDDLLIASLNDKIQFAVVPKNFSSLSKRLETEERNPIEFSKAMFSFSIKSKETVNDKDVLKEPFTMLMIGVNEELADSIILTSFNPETLKITMTSIPRDSYLPIACQNNYPDKITHARAFSRQCLIDSVQDFMGVNIDFYFETDFYALVKIVDTLGGLELESPIAFGGSLPKEENPSEFHEIWIPAGKQKMDGKQVITFARERYAFTGGDYVRQMNQQYVIKELANQILSTRNVNTLVNVLDAAKDNLQMNISINDITSLMGYALQNIEKSPVSPYNTFRIVSTQLQGEGEIIDDGYSGKYVSHPYMRDVQVARDVISDNLKHDADHLDVKTFSFKQSKPYRSALFNPSQNEEGLYYPGDVVPKRLEDTDKDKETERSNVVPDLTSMSRSEIKRWAQNNGVTVVFNEIDQNSDSYQDYYSDGQIIYQSVEPGDYHQKQTYIELTIVVKSEVEEPKGVTIPDFIGDTVADAIAWANGNGFTIEAIPSGDTTAIIESQSIRPGLYQGEHRNIVVSVRIESEKPENQNSNE